A window from Rhizosphaericola mali encodes these proteins:
- a CDS encoding glycosyl hydrolase, whose protein sequence is MERKFIHIFLAIFFCFALNAIGQKIVPMDALEKDFKNPTKQAGPWVFWYWMQAAVSKEGIAADIKAMKAANIAGAYLMTIKGEANPSLYNPSAPQLSPKWWELVKYAMEQAKINGIDIAMHDCDGFALAGGPWITEDKSMQKVVWSDTVLHGNADFESVLPVPIHYKNYYKDIAVYAFPVKDVHSSYDKKLKVTSNVDTSDLSFLNQKGNKKNFTSKENGWIQYTFEEPFTAKSLVVRTNSNNYQAHRLTIEFSEDGIHFSIIRKLIPARHGWQDTDADYTFSLPETKAKYFRFLYDPIGSEPGAEDLDAAKWKQSLKLSGLELSSEAKIDQYESKNGSVWRVAQRTENNILSKDDIISSEKMMDLTKYLDANGKLNWKVPAGQWKILRIGHTSTGHTNATGGNGSGLECDKFDSTVVAFQYGQWYGEIIKHIGPELSKDVLTGFHVDSWECGSQNWSPRFADEFKKRRGYDPVPFLLIMAGYPLNSVDSSERFLYDIRQTIAELINDVFFKTMAKLAHKDGKVFSAESVAPVMVSDGLRHYAEVDVPMGEFWLNSPTHDKPNDMMDAVSGAHIYGKNIIQAEGFTELKMYWDEHPTMLKGLLDRNYALGMNKLVFHVFMHNPWIDRRPGMTLDGVGLYFQRDQTWWPQAKGFTDYISRSQSLLQKGHPVVDIAIFTGEELPSRSLLPDRIIDDMPGLFGEKQVNTELERKRNIGLPLATMPKGVTSSANIPSWEKWINPLRGYQYDAINKDALLRLAKVDNGHIILPGGASYSVLVIPDSNALNPNRRLMSAELVTKLYQLVKEGATVFIGEKLLQALSLSNKVEGDRLVEETSNKLWNENNKKVFSLPIKQSTLDYIGLERDAIFFSENNNDYDEKIAFAHRKGKEFDVYFISNQDSLDKELTISLRVSGKVPEYFNALTGEIEQVSDWYTEKGRTIIKSFFSKNESKFIVFINTTTLKSKKNSSSNWKKVYSFDGSWNLKFDEQNGGPKNIVTFPKLESWTNNKDSSIRFYSGEVAYQKEFYLKDDFTNAWLYLGKVANVASVEVNGKDCGIAWTFPYRVNLKNYLKKGKNIVVVKVANTWHNRIMQDQRLPVNDRLTWTTSPIQLAGDTLLDAGLMGPVYIEQEVKNK, encoded by the coding sequence ATGGAGAGAAAATTTATCCATATATTCCTAGCTATATTTTTCTGTTTTGCTTTGAATGCAATTGGACAGAAGATTGTTCCTATGGATGCCTTAGAAAAAGATTTCAAAAACCCAACAAAACAAGCGGGACCATGGGTGTTTTGGTATTGGATGCAAGCAGCAGTTTCCAAGGAGGGCATTGCCGCGGATATTAAAGCGATGAAGGCTGCAAATATTGCTGGAGCCTATTTGATGACTATAAAAGGCGAAGCTAATCCATCATTATATAATCCATCTGCTCCACAGTTAAGTCCTAAATGGTGGGAATTGGTCAAATATGCTATGGAGCAGGCGAAGATAAATGGGATCGATATTGCAATGCACGATTGTGATGGTTTTGCATTGGCAGGAGGGCCTTGGATTACGGAAGATAAGTCCATGCAGAAAGTAGTTTGGAGCGACACAGTCTTACATGGAAATGCGGATTTTGAAAGTGTTTTGCCAGTTCCAATCCACTATAAAAATTACTATAAGGATATTGCTGTATATGCTTTTCCCGTCAAGGATGTGCATTCCTCTTACGATAAAAAACTTAAAGTAACTTCTAATGTTGATACCTCGGACTTGAGTTTTTTAAATCAAAAAGGAAATAAGAAAAATTTTACGTCCAAAGAGAATGGCTGGATTCAATATACGTTTGAAGAACCGTTCACAGCCAAAAGCCTTGTTGTTCGTACCAATAGTAATAACTATCAGGCACATCGTCTTACGATTGAGTTTAGTGAGGATGGTATTCATTTTTCCATAATTAGAAAATTGATTCCTGCAAGACATGGTTGGCAAGACACAGATGCAGACTATACTTTTTCTTTGCCAGAAACAAAAGCAAAATACTTTCGATTTTTATATGATCCTATTGGGTCAGAACCGGGAGCAGAAGATTTGGATGCTGCAAAATGGAAACAGAGCTTGAAATTATCGGGTTTGGAACTTTCCTCTGAAGCTAAAATCGATCAATATGAGAGCAAAAATGGAAGTGTTTGGCGCGTAGCTCAAAGGACAGAAAATAATATTTTGTCTAAAGATGATATTATTTCCAGTGAGAAAATGATGGATTTGACTAAATATTTGGATGCTAATGGAAAATTAAATTGGAAAGTTCCAGCAGGTCAATGGAAAATTTTGCGAATAGGACATACATCAACAGGACACACAAATGCAACAGGTGGCAATGGAAGCGGTTTAGAATGTGATAAGTTTGATTCAACGGTTGTGGCTTTCCAATATGGTCAATGGTATGGAGAGATTATTAAACATATTGGACCTGAATTATCCAAAGACGTTTTAACAGGTTTTCATGTGGATAGTTGGGAGTGCGGCAGTCAAAACTGGTCACCTAGATTTGCAGATGAATTCAAAAAAAGAAGAGGGTATGATCCTGTTCCATTTTTGCTTATCATGGCGGGTTATCCCTTGAATAGTGTTGATTCCTCCGAACGATTTTTGTATGATATTAGACAAACTATAGCCGAGTTGATAAATGATGTTTTTTTTAAAACAATGGCTAAATTGGCGCATAAAGATGGAAAAGTTTTTTCGGCAGAAAGTGTTGCGCCAGTGATGGTAAGCGATGGATTGAGACATTATGCGGAAGTGGACGTTCCAATGGGTGAATTTTGGTTAAATAGTCCCACGCATGACAAACCTAATGATATGATGGATGCGGTTTCAGGTGCGCACATCTATGGAAAAAATATTATTCAAGCGGAAGGTTTTACGGAACTCAAAATGTATTGGGATGAGCATCCTACCATGCTAAAAGGTTTGTTGGATCGCAACTATGCACTAGGTATGAACAAGTTGGTTTTTCATGTGTTTATGCATAATCCTTGGATCGATCGTAGGCCAGGCATGACTTTGGATGGGGTAGGACTGTATTTTCAAAGAGACCAAACTTGGTGGCCACAAGCCAAAGGTTTTACAGACTACATTTCAAGAAGTCAATCCTTATTACAAAAGGGTCATCCCGTCGTCGATATTGCTATTTTTACTGGGGAAGAATTGCCCAGTCGTTCGCTATTGCCGGATCGAATTATAGATGATATGCCTGGTTTGTTTGGAGAAAAGCAAGTAAACACAGAACTAGAAAGGAAAAGAAATATCGGTTTGCCGTTAGCAACCATGCCAAAAGGCGTAACCTCTTCTGCCAATATTCCAAGTTGGGAAAAATGGATCAATCCATTAAGAGGATACCAATACGATGCCATCAATAAAGATGCATTGTTGAGATTAGCTAAGGTTGATAATGGTCATATTATTCTTCCAGGTGGAGCTTCCTATAGTGTACTTGTTATTCCAGATAGTAATGCATTAAATCCCAATAGAAGATTGATGAGTGCTGAACTTGTAACAAAACTGTATCAATTGGTGAAAGAAGGTGCAACTGTTTTTATTGGTGAAAAACTATTACAAGCATTGTCATTATCCAATAAAGTTGAAGGTGATCGTTTAGTTGAAGAAACGTCCAATAAACTATGGAATGAAAACAATAAAAAAGTATTTTCCTTACCAATAAAGCAAAGCACATTAGATTATATTGGATTGGAAAGAGATGCGATTTTCTTTTCAGAAAACAATAATGACTACGACGAAAAAATTGCTTTTGCGCATCGTAAAGGAAAAGAATTCGATGTTTATTTTATATCTAACCAAGATTCTTTGGATAAAGAATTGACTATTTCACTACGAGTATCAGGAAAGGTGCCCGAATATTTCAATGCATTGACAGGCGAAATAGAACAAGTTTCAGATTGGTATACGGAAAAAGGACGAACCATCATAAAATCTTTTTTCAGTAAAAATGAATCAAAATTTATTGTATTCATAAATACAACTACACTAAAATCCAAGAAAAATAGCTCTTCTAATTGGAAAAAAGTTTATTCATTCGATGGTAGTTGGAATTTAAAGTTTGATGAACAAAATGGAGGTCCAAAAAATATTGTCACTTTTCCAAAACTAGAAAGTTGGACCAATAATAAAGACTCATCTATTCGATTTTATTCTGGTGAAGTTGCTTATCAAAAAGAATTTTACTTAAAAGATGATTTTACAAATGCATGGTTATATCTTGGAAAGGTTGCTAATGTTGCCAGCGTCGAAGTAAACGGAAAAGATTGTGGTATTGCATGGACATTTCCATATCGTGTCAACTTGAAAAATTATTTGAAAAAAGGTAAAAATATAGTTGTGGTCAAAGTTGCCAACACTTGGCATAATAGAATTATGCAGGATCAGCGCTTGCCTGTCAATGACAGATTGACCTGGACAACTTCGCCTATCCAATTAGCGGGAGATACCTTATTGGATGCTGGTTTGATGGGGCCAGTTTATATTGAACAAGAAGTAAAAAATAAATAA
- a CDS encoding aceric acid hydrolase — protein sequence MKIFLLSIIFCLLLVHSKAQEKALVDTKTSQYSQMKMLDMGSVHWTDGFWYNEFQLCKNTMIPTIWRIYNDPTISHSFRNFEIAASLDTGSFVGPSFHDGDFYKVLEALAAMYATTKDTQLDNELDKAIAVIVKAQRKDGYLYTKSIIDHQKMGKSEMFDDKLSFEAYNFGHLMTAACVHYRATGKRSLLDVAIKATNFLLSFYNHATPEQARNAICPSHYMGIIEMYRTVQDPRYLQLAEKLLLIRGTPEGTEDNSDRVAFRKMEHAGGHAVRANYLFAGAADLFAETGDTSLIRVLDKMWNDVTFRKMYITGGCGALYDGVSPDGTSYNPDTVQRVHQSYGRAFQLPLKTAHNETCANIGNLLWNWRMFLNTGDAKYMDIVELELYNGILSGVSLDGDKYFYTNALEHNAAFPYTLRWAGGRQKYIALSNCCPPNIVRTIAEVPNYVYTVSKNNLFVNLYGSNQVELTLDIGKKISLEQKTNYPWDGLISLKINDVSQAQMGINFRIPNWCTNYSVRINGSLISNKELKNGFCVINRVWKNGDIVELNLDMPTNMMESNPLVEESRSRVAVKKGPVVYCLETKDLPDSVSVFDVTLDASQVWKPITTNIKGYSFTSLQGNFLLQKKQSWNNSLYRPISHDNSSYKKIQAKLIPYFAWANRGDSDMSVWLPYSTH from the coding sequence ATGAAAATATTCTTACTAAGCATAATATTTTGTTTACTGCTAGTGCATAGTAAAGCGCAGGAAAAAGCATTGGTGGATACAAAAACGAGCCAATATTCTCAAATGAAGATGTTGGATATGGGTTCTGTTCATTGGACAGATGGTTTTTGGTACAATGAATTTCAATTATGTAAAAATACAATGATTCCTACTATATGGCGTATTTACAACGACCCAACTATAAGTCATTCTTTCCGAAATTTTGAAATTGCTGCTAGTTTGGATACGGGAAGTTTTGTTGGTCCTTCATTTCATGACGGAGATTTCTATAAAGTATTGGAGGCTTTGGCGGCTATGTATGCCACAACAAAAGACACTCAACTCGATAATGAGCTTGATAAAGCTATTGCTGTGATTGTCAAAGCACAAAGAAAGGATGGTTATCTTTATACAAAATCCATTATCGATCATCAAAAAATGGGTAAATCTGAAATGTTTGATGATAAGTTAAGTTTTGAAGCCTATAATTTTGGTCATTTGATGACTGCTGCTTGTGTGCACTACAGAGCAACAGGTAAGCGTTCTTTGTTAGATGTTGCTATTAAAGCAACTAATTTCTTATTGTCCTTTTACAATCATGCCACACCCGAACAAGCAAGAAATGCTATCTGCCCTTCTCACTATATGGGCATTATCGAAATGTACAGAACGGTTCAAGATCCTCGATATCTTCAACTTGCAGAAAAATTATTGTTAATCAGAGGTACGCCTGAAGGAACGGAGGATAACTCAGATCGCGTGGCTTTTAGGAAAATGGAACATGCTGGTGGTCACGCTGTTAGAGCCAATTATCTTTTTGCCGGAGCCGCTGATCTTTTTGCGGAAACGGGAGATACTTCTTTGATACGTGTATTGGATAAAATGTGGAATGATGTCACTTTTCGTAAGATGTATATTACAGGAGGTTGTGGTGCTTTGTATGATGGTGTTTCTCCTGATGGTACTTCCTACAATCCTGATACGGTGCAACGCGTCCATCAATCTTACGGAAGAGCGTTTCAATTACCACTAAAAACGGCTCACAATGAAACTTGCGCCAATATTGGTAATCTGTTATGGAATTGGAGAATGTTTTTGAATACAGGTGACGCAAAATATATGGACATTGTAGAGTTGGAGTTGTACAATGGTATATTGTCTGGTGTAAGCCTTGATGGTGATAAATATTTTTATACGAATGCATTGGAGCACAATGCAGCATTTCCATATACATTAAGATGGGCAGGTGGTCGTCAAAAATATATTGCATTGTCCAATTGCTGTCCGCCCAATATAGTTCGTACAATTGCTGAAGTTCCTAACTATGTATATACGGTTTCCAAGAATAATCTTTTTGTCAATTTGTATGGAAGTAATCAAGTTGAACTTACTTTGGATATTGGGAAAAAGATAAGTTTGGAACAAAAAACGAATTATCCTTGGGATGGTTTGATTAGTTTAAAAATAAACGATGTGAGTCAGGCGCAAATGGGAATTAATTTTCGTATTCCGAATTGGTGTACGAATTATTCCGTCAGGATCAACGGTTCTTTAATATCCAACAAAGAATTAAAAAATGGATTTTGTGTAATCAATAGAGTTTGGAAAAATGGAGATATTGTAGAGCTAAATCTGGATATGCCAACTAATATGATGGAATCCAATCCTTTAGTAGAAGAAAGCAGGAGTCGAGTAGCTGTAAAAAAAGGTCCTGTTGTGTATTGTTTGGAAACAAAAGATTTGCCAGATTCTGTTTCTGTTTTTGATGTTACGCTTGACGCTTCTCAGGTATGGAAACCAATAACGACAAACATTAAGGGTTATAGCTTTACATCTTTGCAAGGAAATTTTTTATTACAAAAGAAACAAAGTTGGAATAATTCATTATATCGACCAATAAGCCATGATAATAGTTCTTACAAAAAAATACAGGCTAAACTAATCCCGTATTTTGCATGGGCAAACCGAGGAGATTCGGATATGTCCGTTTGGTTGCCATATAGTACTCATTAA